Proteins from one Telopea speciosissima isolate NSW1024214 ecotype Mountain lineage chromosome 1, Tspe_v1, whole genome shotgun sequence genomic window:
- the LOC122670034 gene encoding heat shock 70 kDa protein 8-like, with protein MAEPAYTVASDSETSGEDKPSSAYTEIAIGIDIGTSQCSVAAWNGSEVQLLKNTRDQTVMRSYVTFKDEIPSGGISDHVALSEYEIFSGSAIFNMKRLVGRMDTDPVVHASKNLPFLVQTLDIGARPFIAALVKNVWRSTTPEEVLAVFLVELRAMAEVQLRRAIRNIVLTIPVSFSRFQVTRIERACAMAGLHVLRLMPEPTAVALLYAQQQQQIAHENMGSGSEKIALIFNMGAGYCDVAVTATAGGVSQIKALSGSVIGGEDILQNVMHHFLPNFDSLFSSHGINEIKSIALLRIAIQEAIHRLTTQTSVPIEVNLSNGSKISRTLDRAEFEEVNKEVFKKCEELVLECLSDAKVEVEDITDVILVGGCSSIPKIRDLVLGMCKRMDAYSGMDPLQAAVCGAALEGAVASGISDPLGSLDLLTIQVTPQSLGIKADGNSFVPIIHRNATVPARKELIFTTTQDNQTEALIVVYEGEGKRVEDNHLLGYFKLVGIPPAPKGTPEISVCMDIDASNVLRVYAGVILPTSQHPATPFMEVRMPTVDGGHGWCAEALLKMYGSSLDLNTIQKKILH; from the coding sequence ATGGCTGAACCAGCATACACTGTTGCATCTGATAGTGAAACATCTGGGGAGGACAAGCCATCATCTGCTTATACCGAAATTGCTATTGGAATTGATATTGGAACTTCACAATGTAGTGTTGCAGCATGGAATGGATCTGAAGTTCAACTGCTTAAGAATACTAGAGACCAGACGGTAATGCGTTCCTACGTCACCTTCAAAGACGAGATTCCTTCGGGAGGTATCAGTGACCATGTTGCTCTCAGTGAGTATGAAATATTCTCAGGTTCTGCAATCTTCAATATGAAACGCTTGGTTGGTAGAATGGACACAGACCCAGTAGTTCATGCTAGCAAAAACCTCCCCTTTCTGGTTCAAACTTTAGATATTGGTGCCCGCCCATTTATTGCAGCCTTGGTGAAAAATGTTTGGAGGTCTACAACTCCTGAAGAAGTCCTTGCAGTGTTTCTGGTAGAATTAAGAGCTATGGCAGAAGTTCAGTTAAGGCGAGCCATACGGAACATTGTTCTTACCATTCCTGTGTCATTTAGTCGGTTTCAAGTGACACGGATTGAGCGAGCCTGTGCAATGGCTGGCCTACATGTTCTCAGGTTGATGCCTGAACCAACAGCTGTAGCACTTCTGTATGCTCAACAACAGCAGCAGATTGCACATGAAAACATGGGGAGTGGAAGCGAGAAGATTGCACTTATTTTCAATATGGGTGCTGGGTATTGCGATGTAGCTGTAACTGCTACAGCTGGAGGAGTTTCTCAGATCAAAGCTTTATCTGGCAGTGTTATTGGGGGAGAAGATATACTTCAGAATGTAATGCATCACTTCTTGCCCAATTTCGACTCTCTTTTTTCAAGCCATGGCATtaatgaaatcaaatcaatcgcCTTGCTTCGGATTGCCATCCAAGAAGCTATCCACAGGCTGACCACTCAGACGAGTGTCCCAATTGAGGTAAATTTGTCGAATGGTTCAAAAATAAGTAGGACATTGGACCGTGCTGAATTTGAGGAGGTAAACAAAGAGGTGTTCAAGAAATGTGAGGAGCTTGTACTAGAATGCTTATCTGATGCAAAAGTAGAAGTGGAAGACATAACTGATGTCATACTTGTTGGTGGGTGTTCAAGTATTCCAAAAATAAGAGACCTGGTTTTGGGTATGTGTAAAAGGATGGATGCTTACTCAGGGATGGATCCATTGCAAGCCGCCGTATGTGGTGCTGCACTTGAGGGTGCAGTGGCATCAGGAATCAGCGACCCATTGGGGAGTTTGGATTTGTTGACTATACAGGTAACCCCACAGAGCCTTGGAATCAAGGCCGATGGCAATAGCTTTGTACCTATCATACATCGGAACGCCACAGTGCCAGCAAGGAAGGAGTTGATTTTTACCACAACACAAGATAACCAGACTGAGGCCCTGATTGTTGTTTACGAAGGTGAAGGGAAGAGAGTGGAAGACAACCATCTCCTGGGCTACTTCAAGCTCGTGGGGATTCCGCCAGCACCTAAAGGGACTCCAGAGATCAGTGTGTGCATGGACATTGATGCTTCTAATGTGCTAAGAGTGTATGCTGGGGTCATTTTGCCTACAAGCCAACATCCTGCAACACCCTTTATGGAAGTGAGGATGCCTACTGTGGATGGTGGCCATGGCTGGTGTGCTGAAGCACTGCTTAAGATGTATGGGTCTAGTTTAGACTTAAACACTATACAGAAGAAGATACTACACTGA